One window from the genome of Curtobacterium poinsettiae encodes:
- a CDS encoding helix-turn-helix domain-containing protein yields MTTPTPPRRAGKPRKTVTDEARAEQLLDELRQAEALFRETAERRVQLAIEAHAIGLTTTRIAEAVGVSQPSVSNWVRAARATDAHSNPND; encoded by the coding sequence ATGACCACACCCACCCCGCCACGTCGAGCAGGTAAGCCTCGGAAGACCGTCACTGACGAGGCTCGTGCAGAGCAACTCCTCGACGAGCTTCGTCAGGCCGAAGCCCTCTTCCGCGAAACGGCAGAACGACGCGTTCAGCTCGCGATCGAGGCGCATGCCATCGGACTGACGACGACAAGGATCGCTGAGGCGGTCGGAGTGAGCCAACCCTCGGTCTCCAACTGGGTGCGCGCTGCCCGCGCAACAGATGCTCATAGCAACCCCAACGACTAA
- a CDS encoding ATP/GTP-binding protein translates to MKPLKVAREQQIAVFGESGSGKTVLLSSFYGAAQEPAFVRDSVYKITADDTAQRNRLHQNFLGMRNSGIAPESTRYTATRYVFSITRRPTAGGKGKKPATEELRLVWHDYPGEWFEEDPSTAEELVRRGETFKALVGSDVAVLLVDAQRLVDNAGEEERYLKALLTNYIAHVSKVRGELLPDGKRLARFPRVWLFGLSKADLLPEMDVTGFRDLLVEKAGQEMTLLHEELAAFVEEPDAFALGEDFVLLSSARFEPGKIDVDQQVGVKLMLPIAAILPFSRYVRWAGAMRRGSKVAKELLDRSGPVLAFVATKLKLPGPLKLITVALPFVMDPLLDHSRDKLEDAYNTAKVRHDFLTAVLLGFRLELDHAVDDKVLIESPK, encoded by the coding sequence ATGAAACCGTTGAAGGTTGCTCGGGAACAGCAGATTGCCGTGTTCGGTGAGTCGGGTAGTGGGAAGACAGTGTTGCTGTCGTCGTTCTACGGAGCGGCGCAGGAGCCGGCGTTCGTTCGAGACAGTGTGTACAAGATCACCGCGGACGACACCGCGCAGAGGAATCGGCTGCATCAGAACTTCCTCGGGATGCGAAACTCTGGCATCGCTCCTGAGTCGACTCGCTACACCGCGACCCGGTACGTGTTCTCGATCACCCGTCGCCCCACGGCAGGGGGGAAGGGCAAGAAGCCAGCGACGGAGGAGTTGCGGTTGGTCTGGCACGACTACCCAGGGGAGTGGTTTGAGGAGGATCCCTCGACCGCGGAGGAACTTGTCCGTCGGGGTGAGACGTTCAAGGCGCTGGTCGGCTCAGACGTGGCAGTCCTGTTAGTCGACGCGCAGCGGCTGGTCGACAACGCCGGCGAAGAAGAGCGGTACTTGAAGGCGCTGCTGACGAACTACATCGCCCACGTCTCGAAGGTGCGCGGCGAGCTCTTACCCGATGGGAAGCGGCTAGCGCGCTTCCCCAGGGTCTGGCTCTTCGGGCTGTCGAAGGCGGACTTGCTGCCGGAGATGGACGTGACGGGGTTCCGCGACCTGCTGGTGGAGAAGGCCGGGCAGGAGATGACGCTGCTACACGAAGAGCTCGCGGCGTTCGTCGAGGAGCCGGACGCATTCGCGCTTGGCGAGGACTTCGTGCTGCTGTCCTCAGCGCGCTTCGAGCCGGGGAAGATCGACGTTGACCAGCAGGTCGGGGTCAAGCTGATGTTGCCGATCGCTGCGATTTTGCCGTTCTCTCGGTACGTGCGGTGGGCAGGGGCCATGCGCCGTGGCAGCAAGGTGGCGAAGGAGCTACTGGACCGGTCCGGTCCCGTCCTTGCGTTCGTCGCGACGAAGTTGAAGCTGCCGGGCCCGTTGAAGCTCATCACGGTGGCGTTGCCGTTCGTCATGGACCCTCTCCTTGACCACAGCCGAGACAAGCTGGAGGACGCGTACAACACGGCGAAGGTTCGGCACGACTTCCTCACCGCGGTGCTGCTCGGCTTCCGCCTCGAGCTCGACCACGCTGTCGATGACAAGGTGTTGATCGAGAGCCCGAAGTGA
- a CDS encoding DEAD/DEAH box helicase, which yields MTSIHDLLAEYAQIAPDTRTKGRLFERLTKVFLTTDPTWTARFDEVWLWQDWPGRDGKPDTGIDLVARERHGGGWCAIQCKFYAPTSTIQKGDLDSFFTASGKHPFTSRIVVATAPLGKNAQDAMVGQGLPSNQIPIDEFDQSDIDWSTYSFDKPDEVAPPKKKQLRPHQQEALDAVRSGFADHDRGKLIMACGTGKTFTSLRIAEDVAGAGGSVLFLVPSIALLSQTLKEWSAERAMDMRAFAVCSDSKVGRVSEDFTVADLAYPATTNTAQLLTEVAKSSAPDGLTVFFSTYQSIDVIAKAQAEGLAPFDLVICDEAHRTAGFIRQGAEESAFLRVHSDDSIQTQARLYMTATPKIYAESARSQADENAAVLYSMDDEAVFGPVFHRLGFGEAVERDLLTDYRVLVLTIDEDSIGSAFQETFAADGELNIPDAARIVGIYNGLAKRGVQGIDTTAPNAHKPLRRAVAFSRSIADSKTVRGYLNGYDGVDGVRADSLAGARIDRDADGDEQTFRLEADHVDGGMNILERNQKLDWLKADTAGENVCRILTNARCLSEGVDVPSLDAVIFLNSRDSPVDVVQSVGRVMRKAPGKDYGYIVLPIAVPAGQSPEQALNDNTKFKVVWDVLRALRAHDERFEAKIEQIDLNGRTDTGPVIGTHYDDHDLPEPAPGTATPETSQIPLDMSVLGADWQNAIYARIVDKVGERDYWENWAKDVADIAGRQIARITSLVDGSNESLRTEFTRFVKGLQDNLNPGVSEPQAIEMLSQHLITQPVFDALFAGHAFSDHNPVSQVMQRMVDALEEQNLTTETSDLAGFYAGVQRTVAGITDASGRQTIIKRLYEKFFTGAFRGTSERLGIVYTPNEIVDFILRSADRLSRDHFGAGLTDHGVHVLDPFTGTGTFIVRLLQSGLITPSDLAHKYRHELHANEIVLLAYYVAAVNIEATYNGLQGGEYVPFPGVVLTDTFQTAEDDDTYDDQGVFGDNNERVKQQNALDIRIIVGNPPYSSGQDSANDNNQNLKYPYLDKRIATTYAARSTGQNKNSLYDSYIRAIRWASDRIKDHGIVAYVTNGGFLDGNTAAGLRLALQDEFTELYILNLRGNTRTSGEQALREGGQTFGPGSRATIVISLLVKNPDRPSSRTIHYRDIGDYLTRDDKLGLLEQYGDSDGVPWRQITPNEHGDWINQRNDAFEAFTAIGDRKAPETAIFRSFSAGLQTNRDAWVYNSSEPALRGNVTSMIDAYNAELDRWQRAGQPQPVENFIDTDPQRISWSSSLLARFKRKERINVGSNQITTSIYRPFNRQQLCFDPRLIHRPAQHASYFHSGQRNHGFYYVGAGSAVPFSVLMIDAIPDLHVTGAGSGGQFFPRYVYDVEPQGGTFALFDGPQRRDNITDAALATYRQLYGQEVTADDVFFAVYGLLHSEDYRREFDADLKKMLPRIPELTDPADFRAFAAAGRALSELHIGYESADLYPVELSGPIPADLRVTKMRYGGKAGNWDRTVIHVAPGVTISGIPAMAHEYKLGSRSALDWILERYQVKTDKASGIVNDPNDWGAEHGNPAYIVELIQRIVTVSVETVRIVQSLPALRYQESAE from the coding sequence ATGACATCGATCCATGACCTGCTTGCCGAGTACGCGCAGATTGCGCCGGACACCCGCACGAAGGGGCGCCTGTTCGAGCGTCTGACGAAGGTGTTCCTGACGACGGACCCCACGTGGACGGCCCGGTTCGACGAGGTGTGGCTGTGGCAGGACTGGCCCGGCCGCGACGGCAAGCCCGACACCGGTATCGACCTCGTCGCCCGCGAGCGGCACGGCGGGGGCTGGTGTGCGATCCAGTGCAAGTTCTACGCCCCCACCTCCACCATTCAGAAGGGGGACCTGGACTCGTTCTTCACCGCGTCGGGGAAGCACCCGTTCACGTCGCGGATCGTGGTCGCGACGGCCCCGCTGGGCAAGAACGCGCAGGACGCGATGGTCGGGCAGGGTCTGCCGTCGAACCAGATCCCGATCGATGAGTTCGACCAGTCCGACATCGACTGGTCGACATACTCCTTCGACAAGCCCGACGAGGTCGCACCGCCGAAGAAGAAGCAGCTCCGCCCCCATCAGCAGGAAGCGCTCGACGCCGTCCGGTCTGGGTTCGCTGACCATGACCGCGGAAAGCTGATCATGGCGTGCGGGACCGGGAAGACGTTCACCAGTCTCCGCATCGCGGAAGACGTCGCCGGTGCCGGGGGGTCGGTTCTGTTCCTGGTGCCCTCGATCGCGTTGCTGTCGCAAACGTTGAAGGAGTGGTCCGCGGAACGCGCGATGGACATGCGGGCGTTCGCGGTCTGCTCGGACAGCAAGGTCGGCCGTGTCTCTGAGGACTTCACCGTCGCCGACCTCGCCTACCCGGCGACAACCAACACCGCGCAGCTGTTGACGGAGGTCGCGAAAAGCTCAGCGCCCGACGGACTGACTGTGTTCTTCTCCACCTACCAGTCGATTGACGTCATCGCGAAGGCGCAGGCCGAGGGGCTGGCGCCGTTCGATCTGGTGATCTGTGACGAAGCGCACCGCACCGCCGGGTTCATCCGGCAAGGCGCGGAAGAGTCCGCGTTCCTCCGGGTCCATTCGGACGATTCGATCCAGACGCAGGCGCGGCTCTACATGACCGCGACGCCGAAGATCTACGCCGAGTCCGCCCGCAGCCAGGCGGACGAGAACGCGGCGGTGCTGTACTCGATGGACGACGAAGCCGTGTTCGGGCCCGTGTTCCATCGGCTTGGGTTTGGGGAAGCTGTCGAACGGGACCTCCTCACCGACTACCGGGTCCTGGTCCTCACGATCGATGAGGACTCCATCGGGTCCGCTTTCCAGGAAACCTTCGCCGCCGACGGGGAACTGAACATCCCCGACGCTGCCCGCATCGTCGGGATCTACAACGGCCTTGCGAAGCGGGGCGTGCAGGGCATCGACACGACCGCCCCGAACGCGCACAAGCCGCTGCGCCGGGCGGTTGCGTTCTCCCGTTCCATCGCTGACTCGAAAACCGTCCGCGGATACCTCAACGGCTATGACGGTGTCGACGGCGTCCGTGCGGACAGCCTCGCCGGAGCCCGCATCGACCGGGACGCCGACGGCGACGAGCAGACGTTTCGCCTCGAAGCGGACCACGTCGACGGCGGGATGAACATCCTCGAACGGAACCAGAAGCTCGACTGGTTGAAGGCCGACACGGCGGGTGAGAACGTGTGCCGCATCCTCACCAACGCCCGCTGCCTCTCCGAAGGTGTCGACGTGCCCAGCTTGGATGCGGTCATCTTCCTCAACTCCCGCGACAGCCCCGTCGACGTCGTCCAGTCCGTCGGCCGCGTCATGCGAAAGGCCCCTGGCAAGGACTACGGCTACATCGTCCTCCCGATCGCAGTGCCCGCGGGGCAGTCACCCGAGCAGGCACTCAACGACAACACCAAGTTCAAGGTCGTCTGGGACGTCCTCCGTGCGCTCCGTGCGCATGATGAACGGTTCGAAGCGAAGATCGAACAGATCGACCTCAACGGCCGCACGGACACCGGCCCCGTCATAGGCACGCACTATGACGACCACGACCTGCCCGAGCCAGCACCGGGCACGGCGACCCCAGAGACGTCGCAGATTCCGCTCGACATGAGCGTTCTGGGGGCGGACTGGCAGAACGCCATCTACGCCCGCATCGTCGACAAGGTCGGCGAACGCGACTACTGGGAGAACTGGGCCAAAGACGTCGCCGACATCGCCGGCCGGCAGATCGCGCGCATCACCAGCCTCGTCGACGGCTCCAACGAGAGTCTGCGGACCGAGTTCACTCGCTTCGTGAAGGGACTGCAGGACAACCTCAACCCGGGCGTCAGCGAGCCGCAGGCGATCGAGATGCTCTCCCAGCACCTCATCACCCAACCCGTCTTCGATGCCCTCTTCGCCGGCCACGCCTTCAGTGACCACAACCCGGTGTCGCAGGTCATGCAGCGCATGGTCGACGCCCTCGAAGAGCAGAACCTCACCACCGAAACCAGCGACCTCGCTGGCTTCTACGCCGGCGTGCAACGCACCGTCGCCGGGATCACCGACGCGTCCGGCCGGCAGACGATCATCAAGCGGCTGTACGAGAAGTTCTTCACCGGCGCCTTCCGCGGCACCTCCGAACGGCTCGGCATCGTCTACACACCCAACGAGATCGTCGACTTCATCCTCCGCAGCGCCGACCGGCTCTCCCGCGACCACTTCGGCGCCGGCCTCACCGACCACGGCGTCCACGTCCTCGACCCATTCACCGGTACCGGCACCTTCATCGTCCGACTCCTGCAATCCGGCCTGATCACCCCGAGTGATCTCGCGCACAAGTACCGTCACGAGCTCCACGCGAACGAGATCGTGCTCCTGGCGTACTACGTCGCCGCCGTGAACATCGAGGCCACGTACAACGGCCTCCAGGGCGGTGAGTACGTGCCGTTCCCCGGCGTGGTCCTCACCGACACGTTCCAGACCGCTGAGGACGACGACACCTACGACGATCAAGGCGTGTTCGGCGACAATAACGAACGCGTGAAGCAGCAGAACGCCCTCGATATCCGCATCATCGTCGGTAACCCGCCCTACTCATCTGGGCAGGACTCCGCCAACGACAACAACCAGAACCTCAAATACCCCTACCTCGACAAGCGCATCGCCACCACCTACGCGGCCCGGTCCACGGGGCAGAACAAGAACAGCCTCTACGACTCCTACATCCGCGCCATCCGGTGGGCATCCGACCGGATCAAAGACCACGGCATCGTCGCCTACGTCACCAATGGCGGCTTCCTCGACGGCAACACCGCCGCCGGCCTCCGCCTCGCCCTCCAAGACGAGTTCACCGAGCTCTACATCCTCAACCTCCGCGGCAACACCCGCACCTCCGGCGAGCAGGCACTCAGAGAGGGCGGCCAGACCTTCGGCCCTGGCAGCCGCGCCACGATCGTCATCTCCCTGCTGGTGAAGAACCCGGACCGGCCGTCCTCCAGAACGATCCACTACCGCGACATCGGGGACTACCTCACCCGCGACGACAAACTCGGACTCCTCGAGCAGTATGGAGACTCCGACGGCGTCCCGTGGCGGCAGATTACCCCGAACGAACACGGCGACTGGATCAACCAACGCAACGACGCCTTCGAGGCCTTCACCGCGATCGGGGATCGCAAAGCGCCCGAGACGGCGATCTTCCGTAGCTTCTCAGCCGGGCTACAAACCAACCGGGACGCCTGGGTATACAACTCGTCTGAACCAGCCCTTCGCGGCAACGTCACCAGCATGATCGACGCCTACAACGCCGAACTCGACCGCTGGCAACGCGCCGGCCAACCCCAACCTGTCGAAAACTTCATCGACACCGATCCCCAACGCATCAGCTGGTCTTCGTCGCTACTCGCCCGCTTCAAACGTAAAGAGCGAATCAACGTCGGCAGCAACCAAATCACAACAAGTATTTATCGTCCCTTCAACCGTCAGCAGCTGTGCTTCGACCCTCGCCTCATTCACCGGCCCGCTCAGCACGCGTCGTACTTCCACTCGGGCCAGCGCAACCATGGCTTCTACTACGTGGGAGCCGGTTCGGCAGTCCCTTTCTCGGTCTTGATGATCGACGCAATCCCTGATCTGCATGTGACCGGAGCCGGGTCGGGCGGTCAGTTCTTCCCTCGGTACGTGTACGACGTCGAGCCACAGGGCGGAACGTTTGCGCTGTTCGACGGACCACAGCGGCGCGACAACATCACCGACGCCGCCCTCGCCACCTACCGACAGCTGTACGGGCAGGAAGTCACTGCTGATGACGTGTTCTTCGCTGTTTACGGACTCTTGCACTCCGAGGACTACCGACGCGAGTTCGACGCTGATCTGAAGAAAATGCTGCCGCGCATCCCGGAACTGACAGATCCGGCCGACTTCCGGGCGTTTGCGGCGGCAGGTCGGGCGCTGTCCGAGCTGCACATTGGGTACGAAAGCGCCGACTTGTACCCGGTAGAGCTCAGTGGGCCGATTCCCGCTGACCTGCGCGTGACGAAGATGCGGTACGGCGGCAAGGCGGGCAACTGGGACCGTACGGTCATTCACGTAGCGCCCGGCGTGACGATCAGTGGCATCCCAGCCATGGCGCACGAATACAAGCTTGGCTCTCGGTCGGCACTCGACTGGATCCTCGAGCGATACCAAGTCAAGACCGACAAGGCCTCAGGCATCGTCAACGACCCCAACGACTGGGGTGCCGAGCACGGCAATCCGGCGTACATCGTTGAGCTAATCCAACGCATCGTGACCGTCAGTGTCGAAACGGTGCGCATCGTGCAGAGCCTGCCGGCACTGCGGTACCAGGAATCCGCTGAATGA